One stretch of Xiphophorus maculatus strain JP 163 A chromosome 19, X_maculatus-5.0-male, whole genome shotgun sequence DNA includes these proteins:
- the LOC102226902 gene encoding homeobox protein Nkx-2.4 isoform X1 gives MSLSPKHTTPFSVTDILSPIEETYKKFSGMDGAGNLTSSLGAYRQPQVSQTGMQQHSMGHNATVATTYHMPHTVSQFSHGAMGGYCNGSIGNMGDLPSYQESMRNTAAATGWYSANPDPRYSTISRFMGPSTGMNMSGMGSLTGMGDASKAMPALHAAPRRKRRVLFSQAQVYELERRFKQQKYLSAPEREHLASMIHLTPTQVKIWFQNHRYKMKRQAKDKAAQQMQQQQQQDGNLCQQQAQSPRRVAVPVLVKDGKPCQNGSNTPTPNQQQVQQNQQQSQQQNGGGVVLASSAGSLGQHQSQQQVNALELEEMSPSPPSLHSQLNMAQIDASAVDYTSNMVSSNLLYGRTW, from the exons ATGTCGTTGAGCCCAAAGCATACAACGCCTTTTTCAGTGACAGATATTTTGAGTCCAATCGAGGAGACCTACAAGAAGTTCAGTGGCATGGACGGCGCGGGGAATCTAACCTCTTCACTGGGAGCCTACCGACAACCTCAGGTGTCTCAGACCGGCATGCAACAGCACTCGATGGGCCACAACGCCACCGTGGCCACCACTTACCACATGCCGCACACCGTCTCCCAGTTCTCCCACGGCGCAATGGGGGGATACTGCAACGGGAGCATTGGCAATATGGGAGACCTCCCGTCGTACCAGGAAAGCATGCGGAATACTGCAGCAGCTACAGGATGGTACAGCGCCAACCCTGATCCAAGATACTCCACAA tttctagaTTCATGGGACCTTCCACAGGTATGAACATGAGTGGCATGGGGAGCCTGACGGGGATGGGAGACGCAAGCAAAGCCATGCCAGCTCTGCACGCTGCGCCCAGGAGGAAAAGGCGCGTGTTGTTCTCGCAGGCTCAGGTCTACGAGTTGGAGAGGCGGTTCAAGCAGCAGAAATACCTGTCGGCACCCGAAAGAGAGCACCTGGCCAGCATGATCCACCTGACGCCGACCCAGGTGAAAATATGGTTCCAGAACCACCGGTACAAGATGAAGCGCCAGGCCAAGGACAAAGCGGCGCAGCAgatgcagcaacagcagcaacaggacGGTAACCTGTGCCAACAGCAGGCGCAGTCCCCGCGGCGCGTCGCAGTGCCTGTTCTGGTAAAGGATGGTAAGCCGTGTCAGAACGGCTCCAACACACCGACGCCGAATCAGCAACAGGTTCAACAGAACCAACAACAGAGTCAACAGCAGAATGGAGGTGGAGTGGTGCTTGCGTCTTCAGCCGGAAGCCTCGGGCAGCATCAAAGCCAGCAGCAGGTGAACGCTTTGGAGCTGGAGGAGATGTCGCCTAGTCCGCCTTCATTGCACAGTCAGCTGAACATGGCCCAGATAGACGCATCTGCTGTAGATTACACCAGTAACATGGTCAGCTCAAACCTCCTGTACGGCAGAACGTGGTAG
- the LOC102227328 gene encoding homeobox protein Nkx-2.2a isoform X1 yields the protein MSLTNTKTGFSVKDILDLPDTNDEDGSITGAEEDTEGSETASTTKNGGVLVQSPLENVQNLPLKNPFYDSTDNPYTRWLATTDSIQYSLFLPFLVAVHGLSASSQDSAKSPEPSADDESPDNDKETSSSGGSDSGKKRKRRVLFSKAQTYELERRFRQQRYLSAPEREHLASLIRLTPTQVKIWFQNHRYKMKRARAEKGMEVTHLPSPRRVAVPVLVRDGKPCHTLKAQDLAATFQAGIPFSAYSAQSLQHMQYNAQYGAAATPQFPTAHHLVQTQQWTW from the exons ATGTcgttgaccaacacaaagacgGGCTTTTCTGTAAAGGACATTTTGGACCTTCCTGACACGAATGACGAGGACGGATCTATCACCGGAGCGGAAGAAGACACGGAGGGATCAGAGACCGCATCCACGACGAAAAACGGTGGAGTTTTGGTGCAAAGTCCtctagaaaatgttcaaaatctACCTTTAAAGAACCCCTTTTATGACAGTACTGACAATCCCTACACACGATGGCTTGCTACTACGGACAGTATTCAATATTCAT TGTTTCTCCCGTTTCTTGTCGCAGTGCACGGTTTGTCCGCCAGCTCTCAGGACTCGGCCAAGTCTCCGGAGCCGTCTGCGGACGACGAATCCCCCGACAACGACAAGGAGACGTCCAGCAGCGGCGGCAGCGACTCGGGCAAGAAGCGGAAAAGGAGGGTGCTGTTCTCCAAGGCGCAAACCTATGAGTTGGAGCGCCGCTTCAGGCAACAGAGGTACCTGTCCGCCCCAGAGAGGGAGCACTTGGCCAGCCTCATCCGTCTCACCCCGACCCAGGTGAagatctggttccagaaccaccGGTATAAGATGAAGAGAGCCCGGGCCGAGAAAGGTATGGAAGTGACCCATCTCCCTTCTCCTCGGCGGGTGGCCGTGCCCGTCTTAGTCAGGGATGGGAAGCCTTGTCACACTCTTAAAGCTCAGGACTTGGCGGCCACTTTTCAGGCCGGGATTCCCTTCTCGGCGTATAGCGCTCAGTCGCTCCAACACATGCAGTATAACGCGCAGTACGGCGCCGCGGCCACGCCGCAGTTCCCCACAGCACATCACTTGGTGCAAACGCAACAGTGGACTTGGTGA
- the LOC102226902 gene encoding homeobox protein Nkx-2.4 isoform X2, which produces MSLSPKHTTPFSVTDILSPIEETYKKFSGMDGAGNLTSSLGAYRQPQVSQTGMQQHSMGHNATVATTYHMPHTVSQFSHGAMGGYCNGSIGNMGDLPSYQESMRNTAAATGWYSANPDPRYSTSMNMSGMGSLTGMGDASKAMPALHAAPRRKRRVLFSQAQVYELERRFKQQKYLSAPEREHLASMIHLTPTQVKIWFQNHRYKMKRQAKDKAAQQMQQQQQQDGNLCQQQAQSPRRVAVPVLVKDGKPCQNGSNTPTPNQQQVQQNQQQSQQQNGGGVVLASSAGSLGQHQSQQQVNALELEEMSPSPPSLHSQLNMAQIDASAVDYTSNMVSSNLLYGRTW; this is translated from the exons ATGTCGTTGAGCCCAAAGCATACAACGCCTTTTTCAGTGACAGATATTTTGAGTCCAATCGAGGAGACCTACAAGAAGTTCAGTGGCATGGACGGCGCGGGGAATCTAACCTCTTCACTGGGAGCCTACCGACAACCTCAGGTGTCTCAGACCGGCATGCAACAGCACTCGATGGGCCACAACGCCACCGTGGCCACCACTTACCACATGCCGCACACCGTCTCCCAGTTCTCCCACGGCGCAATGGGGGGATACTGCAACGGGAGCATTGGCAATATGGGAGACCTCCCGTCGTACCAGGAAAGCATGCGGAATACTGCAGCAGCTACAGGATGGTACAGCGCCAACCCTGATCCAAGATACTCCACAA GTATGAACATGAGTGGCATGGGGAGCCTGACGGGGATGGGAGACGCAAGCAAAGCCATGCCAGCTCTGCACGCTGCGCCCAGGAGGAAAAGGCGCGTGTTGTTCTCGCAGGCTCAGGTCTACGAGTTGGAGAGGCGGTTCAAGCAGCAGAAATACCTGTCGGCACCCGAAAGAGAGCACCTGGCCAGCATGATCCACCTGACGCCGACCCAGGTGAAAATATGGTTCCAGAACCACCGGTACAAGATGAAGCGCCAGGCCAAGGACAAAGCGGCGCAGCAgatgcagcaacagcagcaacaggacGGTAACCTGTGCCAACAGCAGGCGCAGTCCCCGCGGCGCGTCGCAGTGCCTGTTCTGGTAAAGGATGGTAAGCCGTGTCAGAACGGCTCCAACACACCGACGCCGAATCAGCAACAGGTTCAACAGAACCAACAACAGAGTCAACAGCAGAATGGAGGTGGAGTGGTGCTTGCGTCTTCAGCCGGAAGCCTCGGGCAGCATCAAAGCCAGCAGCAGGTGAACGCTTTGGAGCTGGAGGAGATGTCGCCTAGTCCGCCTTCATTGCACAGTCAGCTGAACATGGCCCAGATAGACGCATCTGCTGTAGATTACACCAGTAACATGGTCAGCTCAAACCTCCTGTACGGCAGAACGTGGTAG
- the LOC102227328 gene encoding homeobox protein Nkx-2.2a isoform X2 — MSLTNTKTGFSVKDILDLPDTNDEDGSITGAEEDTEGSETASTTKNGGVLVQSPLENVQNLPLKNPFYDSTDNPYTRWLATTDSIQYSLHGLSASSQDSAKSPEPSADDESPDNDKETSSSGGSDSGKKRKRRVLFSKAQTYELERRFRQQRYLSAPEREHLASLIRLTPTQVKIWFQNHRYKMKRARAEKGMEVTHLPSPRRVAVPVLVRDGKPCHTLKAQDLAATFQAGIPFSAYSAQSLQHMQYNAQYGAAATPQFPTAHHLVQTQQWTW; from the exons ATGTcgttgaccaacacaaagacgGGCTTTTCTGTAAAGGACATTTTGGACCTTCCTGACACGAATGACGAGGACGGATCTATCACCGGAGCGGAAGAAGACACGGAGGGATCAGAGACCGCATCCACGACGAAAAACGGTGGAGTTTTGGTGCAAAGTCCtctagaaaatgttcaaaatctACCTTTAAAGAACCCCTTTTATGACAGTACTGACAATCCCTACACACGATGGCTTGCTACTACGGACAGTATTCAATATTCAT TGCACGGTTTGTCCGCCAGCTCTCAGGACTCGGCCAAGTCTCCGGAGCCGTCTGCGGACGACGAATCCCCCGACAACGACAAGGAGACGTCCAGCAGCGGCGGCAGCGACTCGGGCAAGAAGCGGAAAAGGAGGGTGCTGTTCTCCAAGGCGCAAACCTATGAGTTGGAGCGCCGCTTCAGGCAACAGAGGTACCTGTCCGCCCCAGAGAGGGAGCACTTGGCCAGCCTCATCCGTCTCACCCCGACCCAGGTGAagatctggttccagaaccaccGGTATAAGATGAAGAGAGCCCGGGCCGAGAAAGGTATGGAAGTGACCCATCTCCCTTCTCCTCGGCGGGTGGCCGTGCCCGTCTTAGTCAGGGATGGGAAGCCTTGTCACACTCTTAAAGCTCAGGACTTGGCGGCCACTTTTCAGGCCGGGATTCCCTTCTCGGCGTATAGCGCTCAGTCGCTCCAACACATGCAGTATAACGCGCAGTACGGCGCCGCGGCCACGCCGCAGTTCCCCACAGCACATCACTTGGTGCAAACGCAACAGTGGACTTGGTGA